The Oncorhynchus tshawytscha isolate Ot180627B linkage group LG12, Otsh_v2.0, whole genome shotgun sequence genome includes a window with the following:
- the rpl13 gene encoding 60S ribosomal protein L13, with protein sequence MAPSRNGMLLNPHFHKDWQTRVRTWFNQPARKTRRRKARQIKARRIAPRPVAGPLRPQVRCPTIRYHTKVRAGRGFTLEELKAAGIHKKTARTIGISVDSRRRNRSSESLQANVQRLKEYRSKLILFPRKASAPKKGDSTEEELKMATQLSGAVMPIKNVHKKEKARVISEDEKNFKAFASLRMARANARLFGIRAKRAKEAEAESIDKKK encoded by the exons ATGGCACCCAGCCGGAATGGCATGCTTTTGAACCCACACTTCCACAAAGACTGGCAGACGAGGGTACGCACCTGGTTCAACCAGCCCGCAAGGAAGACTCGCAG GCGAAAGGCCCGTCAGATCAAGGCTCGTCGTATTGCCCCACGTCCTGTGGCCGGACCCCTCCGGCCTCAAGTCAGGTGTCCCACCATCAGGTATCACACCAAGGTGCGCGCCGGACGTGGCTTCACCCTGGAGGAGCTCAAG GCTGCCGGTATCCACAAGAAGACAGCCCGCACCATTGGCATCTCTGTTGACTCCCGCCGTCGCAACAGGTCATCGGAGTCCCTGCAGGCCAATGTACAGCGCCTGAAAGAGTACCGCTCCAAGCTCATCCTCTTCCCCAGGAAGGCCTCCGCACCCAAGAAGGGAGACAGCACT GAGGAGGAACTGAAGATGGCCACGCAGCTCTCTGGCGCTGTCATGCCCATCAAGAAT GTACACAAGAAGGAGAAGGCCAGGGTGATTTCTGAGGATGAAAAGAACTTCAAGGCTTTCGCCAGCCTGCGTATGGCCCGTGCCAATGCTCGTCTCTTCGGCATCCGTGCCAAGAGGGCAAAGGAGGCGGAAGCTGAGAGTATTGACAAGAAGAAATAA